A region from the Rhodothermus sp. genome encodes:
- a CDS encoding D-aminoacylase: protein MGRWRLSWGLLLMLSMTSAMAQEPFYSVILEGGQVYDGTGRPPFVADVGWIGDRIAAIGDLKQAKAALRLNVRGLAVTPGFIDIHSHAVAARPEQSGVFRRPLAENYIRQGVTTILGGADGFSPLPIGAFLARYDVLPAAVNLGLFVGHNSVRRAVMGNANRAPTPEELAQMQALVAQAMEEGAWGLSAGLRYVPGAYAQTEEVIALARVAARYGGIYIPHMRDEGRQVLESLEETFRIGREGGLPVQITHAKVSGRPMWGKSTEFLARVEAALQQGLDVSMDQYPYTAGSTQIGVLLPEWALAGDSAAVQARLQDPETRQRIHAAVVQNLIEDLGGGDPHRVVLAFCRWDTTLNGKSLAQVLQEQGRPVTFEEAAELVLEIQEQGGCLGIFHVMHEEDVVRILQHPRTMICSDGGIPDPGVGVPHPRNYGAFARVLAHYVREQQLLTPEEAIYKMSGLPAWRLGLQDRGVLRVGAYADVVVLDLARIQDRATYEQPHQYAEGVVHVFVNGQAVLLDGQMTGLRPGRALRKPRPAGAQTTPTQE, encoded by the coding sequence ATGGGACGGTGGAGACTAAGCTGGGGACTCCTGCTGATGCTGAGCATGACCTCGGCAATGGCGCAGGAGCCGTTCTATTCCGTCATTCTGGAAGGAGGACAGGTATATGACGGGACAGGGCGCCCTCCGTTCGTAGCCGATGTCGGATGGATCGGGGATCGCATTGCCGCGATTGGCGACCTGAAGCAGGCAAAAGCCGCTCTGCGGCTGAACGTGCGGGGATTGGCGGTAACGCCTGGCTTCATTGACATCCACAGCCATGCTGTTGCGGCGCGGCCAGAGCAGAGCGGCGTTTTTCGGCGGCCTCTGGCAGAGAACTACATCCGGCAAGGAGTTACAACTATACTGGGTGGAGCCGATGGCTTTTCTCCGCTACCGATTGGAGCGTTTCTGGCGCGCTACGACGTACTGCCCGCTGCGGTGAACCTGGGGCTTTTCGTCGGACACAACAGCGTGCGACGGGCCGTGATGGGCAACGCCAACCGGGCCCCTACGCCGGAAGAGCTGGCGCAGATGCAGGCACTGGTGGCCCAGGCCATGGAGGAAGGGGCCTGGGGGCTTTCGGCCGGTCTGCGCTATGTGCCCGGAGCCTATGCGCAGACCGAAGAGGTCATTGCGCTGGCCCGGGTGGCTGCCCGCTATGGGGGGATCTATATTCCCCATATGCGAGATGAAGGGCGGCAGGTGTTGGAAAGTCTGGAAGAAACGTTCCGCATCGGTCGGGAAGGCGGCCTGCCCGTGCAGATTACCCATGCTAAAGTCAGTGGACGTCCCATGTGGGGCAAAAGCACGGAATTTCTGGCGCGTGTGGAGGCCGCGCTGCAGCAGGGTCTGGATGTGAGTATGGACCAATATCCCTATACAGCCGGGAGCACGCAGATCGGCGTGCTACTACCCGAATGGGCCCTGGCCGGCGACTCGGCGGCCGTGCAAGCCCGCCTGCAAGATCCAGAGACGCGCCAGCGTATTCATGCGGCAGTGGTGCAGAACCTGATCGAGGATCTCGGTGGTGGCGATCCGCATCGTGTGGTGCTGGCTTTCTGTCGGTGGGATACCACCTTGAACGGCAAAAGCCTGGCCCAGGTACTGCAGGAGCAGGGACGTCCGGTCACTTTTGAGGAGGCCGCCGAATTGGTGCTGGAGATTCAGGAGCAGGGAGGATGCCTGGGGATCTTTCATGTGATGCATGAGGAAGATGTGGTGCGCATCCTGCAACACCCGCGGACCATGATCTGTTCGGATGGTGGGATTCCCGATCCAGGCGTGGGAGTACCTCACCCGCGCAACTACGGCGCGTTTGCTCGGGTGCTGGCACACTACGTTCGAGAGCAGCAGCTGCTCACGCCCGAGGAGGCGATCTACAAGATGAGTGGGCTGCCGGCCTGGCGGTTGGGGCTTCAGGACCGGGGCGTGTTGCGGGTAGGGGCTTATGCCGATGTAGTCGTGCTCGACCTGGCGCGCATCCAGGATCGGGCTACCTATGAGCAACCGCATCAGTACGCCGAAGGCGTGGTCCACGTGTTCGTGAACGGCCAGGCCGTGCTGCTTGATGGTCAGATGACCGGTCTGCGGCCCGGCCGGGCCCTGCGCAAACCCCGGCCAGCTGGCGCGCAGACTACGCCCACCCAGGAATGA
- a CDS encoding PspC domain-containing protein codes for MATRTRSHLMHLEPDEAEALELEQLSDAELEQLLFGDEGSTARSDSVWNLPTVAGLALLLVGIVYVLQQLGIWNGVDVSTLAGFLPWVAAFMIFLLGLGILSGRPRRRSHRRKKAKSRKTLDELFEQPRKVFEDLRTTFAAPDSSNTPKTTTDTAAASATTQPRRLVKSRDRMLAGVCGGIAEYFGWDPTLIRALFVLGAIFSSGFPFIIVYLILAWVMPEPDQSEKSKDDEPRITILPE; via the coding sequence ATGGCTACCCGGACACGCTCCCATTTGATGCATCTGGAACCTGACGAAGCGGAAGCCCTGGAGCTGGAGCAACTTTCCGATGCCGAGCTGGAGCAATTGCTGTTTGGTGACGAAGGCAGCACGGCACGCTCCGATTCGGTATGGAATCTGCCTACGGTGGCGGGCCTGGCCTTGCTCCTGGTCGGTATTGTGTACGTACTGCAGCAACTCGGAATCTGGAACGGCGTGGACGTGAGCACCCTGGCGGGATTTCTACCCTGGGTGGCGGCCTTCATGATTTTTCTGCTGGGGTTGGGCATCCTCTCCGGGCGTCCACGCCGACGCTCCCACCGGCGTAAAAAAGCAAAGTCTCGTAAGACGCTGGACGAACTGTTTGAGCAACCCCGCAAAGTCTTCGAAGACCTGCGTACCACGTTTGCCGCACCCGACTCCTCCAATACTCCGAAAACAACGACCGATACGGCGGCGGCCTCCGCGACCACGCAACCCCGACGCCTGGTCAAGTCACGCGATCGTATGTTGGCTGGCGTCTGCGGTGGCATTGCCGAATACTTTGGATGGGATCCTACGTTGATTCGAGCGCTTTTCGTGCTGGGGGCCATTTTTTCCAGCGGCTTCCCCTTTATCATCGTCTATCTGATTCTGGCGTGGGTTATGCCAGAACCAGATCAGTCTGAAAAATCAAAGGATGACGAGCCACGCATCACTATTTTACCGGAATAA
- a CDS encoding 5-formyltetrahydrofolate cyclo-ligase, giving the protein MSLDILPRHLKETLRKQFRAFRASLSEEAHQKRSRAIVRQLQTLPELRGARTVLLYWPLLERREIDLRPLATWLWQQGKRVALPVVACTNPPTLEARRFDDPRQLEHGPWGLQEPRRAPLVPPEALDVVLVPALGAGRNGYRIGYGKGYYDAFLQGLATCTICPVYTECLIDLVPPEPHDVPVQVVVTEQEVVRRS; this is encoded by the coding sequence ATGTCGCTGGATATTCTACCAAGGCATCTCAAAGAAACGCTCCGTAAGCAATTCCGAGCGTTTCGGGCAAGCCTGAGCGAAGAAGCTCACCAAAAGCGTAGCCGGGCGATCGTACGTCAGCTTCAGACCCTGCCTGAGCTTCGGGGAGCCCGCACCGTATTGCTTTACTGGCCGCTGTTGGAGCGCCGCGAGATTGACCTGCGTCCGCTGGCTACATGGCTTTGGCAACAGGGCAAACGGGTGGCCCTCCCGGTTGTTGCCTGCACCAATCCGCCCACTCTTGAAGCCCGACGCTTCGACGATCCGCGCCAGCTGGAACACGGTCCCTGGGGCCTGCAAGAACCCCGCAGGGCGCCACTCGTTCCACCGGAGGCCCTCGACGTGGTGCTCGTACCCGCGCTGGGAGCCGGACGTAATGGCTATCGTATCGGCTACGGGAAGGGCTATTACGATGCTTTTTTGCAGGGACTGGCAACTTGCACGATCTGCCCGGTTTATACAGAATGCCTGATCGATCTGGTGCCGCCCGAGCCGCATGACGTTCCCGTACAGGTCGTGGTCACGGAACAGGAAGTCGTTCGTCGATCGTAA
- a CDS encoding carboxymuconolactone decarboxylase family protein, protein MEERRKDVAEDRLAAFEAYRMRMNQRILAANHLGIKRFFHLDETAYHDGALDRKTKELLGLVASMVLRCNDCIDYHLINCVQLGCSDEELFDAMNVALVVGGSIVIPHLRHAVETLDLLRARENPAE, encoded by the coding sequence ATGGAGGAAAGGAGGAAAGACGTTGCTGAGGATCGCCTGGCCGCCTTTGAAGCCTACCGGATGCGTATGAACCAGCGTATTCTGGCGGCCAATCATCTGGGAATCAAGCGATTTTTCCATTTAGATGAAACGGCTTACCACGACGGAGCGCTGGATCGCAAAACCAAGGAGCTACTCGGGCTGGTGGCGTCCATGGTGTTGCGTTGCAACGACTGCATCGATTATCACCTGATCAACTGTGTGCAGCTGGGGTGTTCGGATGAAGAACTGTTCGATGCGATGAATGTGGCCTTGGTGGTAGGAGGTTCCATTGTAATTCCACATTTGCGGCATGCGGTCGAGACACTGGATCTGTTGCGTGCCCGTGAAAATCCGGCGGAATAA
- the ffh gene encoding signal recognition particle protein, with product MFESLTEKLEAALKSVSGQGRITELNIAGTMRQIRRALLEADVNYQVAREFTERVKEKALGTKVLTSVSPGQQLVKIVYDELVRLLGSEQVDIKLSPNPPTVILVAGLQGSGKTTFCAKLALYFKKKGRAPLLAAADVYRPAAVDQLKTLAASINVPVYSIEEEGQVVQDAVRVAREAVQEARRTARDLVIIDTAGRLHIDEAMMQEVEQIKEAVQPHEILFVVDSMTGQDAVNTAKAFNERLDFDGVVLTKLDGDTRGGAALSIRSVVNKPIKFASTGEKLDALTPFYPERMAQRILGMGDVISLVERAQEQFDARQAEKLRRKLRSADFNLEDFYEQLQRIKKMGSLRELIGMIPGLGRYVKDLDVDDDAFKHIEAMILSMTPEERRNPDIIDASRRRRIARGSGMEVSDVNQLLRQFKEMRKMMKSMSKLMSKGRTVDLRQLLGGRL from the coding sequence ATGTTTGAAAGCCTCACGGAAAAATTAGAAGCAGCCCTGAAGTCCGTCTCCGGCCAGGGGCGTATTACCGAGCTGAACATTGCCGGGACGATGCGGCAGATCCGGCGGGCATTGCTGGAGGCGGACGTCAACTATCAGGTGGCGCGGGAATTCACCGAGCGCGTGAAGGAAAAGGCGCTCGGTACAAAAGTGCTGACGTCGGTGTCGCCGGGCCAGCAGCTCGTCAAGATCGTCTATGATGAGCTGGTTCGGTTGCTGGGGTCGGAGCAGGTTGACATCAAGCTGAGCCCGAATCCGCCCACGGTCATTCTGGTGGCCGGGTTGCAGGGATCGGGAAAGACGACGTTCTGTGCCAAGCTGGCGCTTTACTTCAAGAAGAAAGGCCGGGCGCCGTTGTTGGCGGCTGCCGACGTATACCGGCCGGCCGCGGTCGATCAGCTCAAGACGCTGGCCGCCTCGATCAACGTGCCCGTTTATTCGATTGAGGAGGAGGGCCAGGTGGTTCAGGATGCCGTTCGCGTTGCCCGCGAGGCGGTGCAGGAGGCGCGTCGTACCGCACGCGACCTGGTCATTATCGACACGGCCGGTCGGTTGCACATCGATGAGGCGATGATGCAGGAGGTTGAGCAGATCAAGGAGGCGGTGCAGCCGCATGAGATCCTGTTTGTGGTCGACAGCATGACGGGACAGGATGCCGTCAACACGGCCAAGGCGTTTAATGAGCGGTTGGACTTCGATGGCGTTGTGCTTACCAAGCTCGACGGGGATACGCGAGGCGGCGCAGCGCTTTCGATCCGTTCGGTGGTCAACAAGCCGATCAAGTTTGCTTCTACCGGCGAAAAGCTGGACGCGCTTACCCCGTTTTATCCGGAGCGCATGGCCCAGCGCATTCTGGGCATGGGCGATGTGATCTCGCTGGTGGAGCGCGCTCAGGAACAGTTTGACGCCCGTCAGGCCGAAAAGCTGCGTCGCAAGCTGCGCTCGGCCGATTTCAACCTGGAGGATTTCTACGAACAGCTGCAGCGGATCAAGAAGATGGGCTCGCTACGCGAGCTTATCGGAATGATTCCCGGTCTTGGACGCTACGTTAAAGATCTGGATGTGGACGACGACGCCTTCAAGCATATTGAAGCGATGATTCTGTCGATGACGCCGGAGGAGCGGCGCAACCCTGACATTATCGATGCGAGTCGGCGTCGTCGGATTGCCCGGGGCAGCGGAATGGAAGTCAGCGATGTCAACCAGTTGCTCCGGCAGTTCAAGGAGATGCGGAAAATGATGAAATCGATGTCCAAGCTGATGAGTAAGGGGCGGACGGTCGATCTGCGGCAATTGCTGGGAGGTAGACTGTAA
- the rpsP gene encoding 30S ribosomal protein S16: protein MAVRLRLRRLGRRNLPIFAIVAADARAPRDGRFIEDLGRYYPLHEPATVELKADRVLYWLERGAQPTETVASILRREGIMLALHLRRKGKSEEEIQQAVAEHRARQYEKLRRKAKPTVAQLKQAALEAERKRAAELEAELAQKQAEEEAKAREAAEEEAAAAKTAEAEETAGATEAEAPAAAAEAAKPETAAEEGAGDEEEKAS, encoded by the coding sequence ATGGCGGTCAGACTACGTTTGCGTCGACTGGGTCGGAGAAACCTTCCGATTTTTGCCATCGTGGCGGCTGATGCACGGGCGCCGCGGGATGGGCGTTTTATTGAAGATTTAGGGCGCTACTATCCCTTGCATGAGCCCGCTACGGTCGAGTTGAAGGCAGACCGCGTGTTGTACTGGCTGGAGCGCGGTGCCCAGCCGACCGAGACGGTGGCGAGCATTCTGCGGCGGGAAGGGATTATGCTGGCCCTGCACCTGCGTCGCAAAGGAAAATCGGAGGAAGAGATCCAGCAGGCGGTGGCTGAGCATCGCGCGCGTCAGTACGAAAAGCTGCGTCGAAAGGCCAAGCCGACGGTGGCGCAGTTGAAGCAGGCGGCGCTGGAAGCGGAGCGGAAGCGGGCTGCCGAACTGGAAGCAGAGTTGGCCCAGAAGCAGGCGGAAGAGGAAGCGAAGGCTCGCGAAGCTGCCGAAGAGGAGGCAGCAGCGGCCAAAACGGCTGAAGCCGAAGAGACAGCAGGAGCAACAGAAGCCGAGGCGCCCGCTGCGGCTGCAGAGGCGGCCAAACCGGAAACTGCGGCCGAGGAAGGCGCGGGCGACGAAGAGGAGAAGGCGTCCTGA
- the rimM gene encoding ribosome maturation factor RimM (Essential for efficient processing of 16S rRNA): MERVDPDELLLMGYVARAHGVRGTFKVVPETDDPTRFETLETIYIGRSPATARPVRLQRVQYQPTRRGLLVLLQVAEVTDRDAAQALRGMRVYARQADLPPLAEGEFFLHDLVGLQVETEAGEPVGTVVEVLEMPAHLIYVVSRPGRPHAMIPDVEVFVRELDLEGRRLVIRPIEGLLD, from the coding sequence ATGGAGCGGGTCGATCCGGACGAACTGCTACTGATGGGCTATGTGGCCCGGGCCCATGGCGTACGGGGGACCTTCAAGGTTGTCCCCGAAACGGACGATCCGACGCGCTTTGAAACCCTGGAAACGATCTACATCGGACGGTCGCCAGCCACGGCCCGTCCGGTGCGCCTGCAGCGTGTGCAATATCAGCCTACGCGTCGTGGCCTGCTTGTCCTGTTGCAGGTCGCCGAGGTTACGGATCGGGATGCGGCGCAGGCGCTTCGTGGGATGCGCGTCTATGCGCGTCAGGCCGACCTGCCTCCACTGGCCGAAGGAGAATTTTTCCTGCACGATCTGGTGGGGTTGCAGGTTGAGACCGAGGCCGGGGAGCCAGTCGGCACTGTCGTCGAAGTGCTGGAGATGCCGGCCCACCTGATCTATGTCGTGAGCCGACCGGGACGTCCGCACGCGATGATCCCGGACGTCGAGGTCTTTGTGCGGGAGCTGGACCTTGAGGGGCGACGGCTCGTTATACGCCCCATTGAGGGGTTGTTGGATTGA